In Thalassotalea fonticola, a single genomic region encodes these proteins:
- a CDS encoding ERCC4 domain-containing protein: protein MLDEKINIIADCREQASGILTTLETNQEIQLDIKQLSLGDYIIDDWLLIERKSMADLIVSIISGRIFQQASRLAKSNYTTAFILEGRAADIENYHIHRHAVLGALVTVGLLYNISILRSSNKSETINLTIFQPKQKLGMKIENLSRVGY from the coding sequence TTGTTAGATGAAAAAATTAATATTATTGCGGATTGTCGCGAACAAGCGTCTGGCATTTTAACCACACTCGAAACTAATCAAGAAATTCAGTTAGATATTAAACAGTTATCCCTTGGAGATTACATTATCGACGACTGGCTGTTAATTGAAAGAAAATCTATGGCTGATTTAATTGTTTCAATAATTTCAGGGCGCATATTTCAACAAGCATCGCGTCTTGCTAAAAGTAATTACACTACAGCATTTATTTTAGAAGGTCGTGCTGCTGATATTGAAAACTATCATATTCATCGACATGCTGTTTTAGGTGCATTAGTCACCGTTGGTTTGCTTTATAACATATCAATTTTACGCTCTTCCAATAAATCAGAAACAATTAATTTAACGATTTTTCAGCCCAAACAAAAGCTGGGGATGAAAATAGAAAATTTGTCTCGAGTAGGTTATTAA